A stretch of the Leishmania donovani BPK282A1 complete genome, chromosome 21 genome encodes the following:
- a CDS encoding xanthine phosphoribosyltransferase, translating into MLPTHSCKGFVDAQGRVFVDGREYPMASGIVATEDVIQTNIKAMAHTIAKDYKSLSHRDARLSPSTAETAEAAEAAEAPISYDNPLIIISVLKGSYIFTSDFIRYLGDCGLPHVVDFVRLASYNSGTKSTGQISMLAGLRFENLRGKHVLIVEDVCDSGRTLRFLRDYIMEKLQPKSIKTLVMVNKEQAARKVDFDPEYFCLAGPNKYIVGYGFEVNDRYRDLRHILILRDGEATRYPAKL; encoded by the coding sequence ATGCTACCAACCCACAGTTGTAAAGGTTTCGTGGATGCCCAGGGCAGGGTCTTCGTGGATGGCCGCGAGTACCCCATGGCGTCTGGCATTGTCGCCACGGAAGACGTAATCCAGACGAACATCAAGGCCATGGCGCACACAATTGCGAAGGACTACAAGTCGCTCAGCCACCGCGACGCTCGTCTGTCACCCAGCACGGCGGAGaccgcagaggcggcagaggcggcagaggcgccgaTCAGCTACGACAACCCgctcatcatcatctccgTGCTCAAGGGCAGCTACATCTTCACATCCGACTTCATCCGCTACCTCGGCGACTGCGGCCTGCCGCACGTTGTCGACTTTGTGCGGTTGGCCTCGTACAACTCGGGTACAAAGAGCACCGGCCAGATCTCGATGCTGGCGGGTCTCAGATTCGAGAATCTACGCGGCAAGCACGTACTGATCGTCGAGGATGTGTGCGACTCTGGGCGCACGCTGCGCTTCCTGCGCGATTACATCATGGAGAAGCTCCAGCCCAAGAGCATCAAGACGCTCGTGATGGTGAACAAAGAGCAGGCGGCCCGCAAGGTGGACTTCGATCCGGAGTACTTCTGCCTTGCCGGCCCAAACAAGTACATTGTCGGATACGGGTTCGAGGTGAACGATCGCTACCGTGACTTGCGTCACATCCTCATCCTGCGGGACGGGGAGGCCACCCGTTACCCTGCCAAGCTCTGA